From the Solanum stenotomum isolate F172 chromosome 4, ASM1918654v1, whole genome shotgun sequence genome, one window contains:
- the LOC125862494 gene encoding pectate lyase 1, with protein sequence MTNNIGDDVVKYKVTDKSDDPLNPKPGTLRYAMTHIKGKIWVTFEQNMKIRLQKPLLVSSFTTIDGRGVKVNIAGGACLMLQRVTNVIIHGLRIHHCKAQTASIVMGPDKKIVNVGAVDGDAIRMVTSSKIWIDHNTLYESEDGLIDVTRGSTNITISNNWFRTQNKVMLLGHDDGFLRDKNMKVTVAFNYFGPNCNQRMPRVRHGYAHVVNNVYKGWGNYAIGGSMNPSIKSQANYFYAPKDGKKEVTWKKESDVVGEVAGNFQSVEDVFANGACFNGSGSGRESVKPNYSPEQAFPVEDGHKVKDLTRNAGALKCSTSSSTC encoded by the exons ATGACTAATAATATTGGAGACGACGTAGTAAAATACAAAGTTACTGATAAAAGTGACGatcccttaaaccctaaacctggAACCCTAAGATATGCAATGACTCATATTAAGGGAAAGATTTGGGTAACTTTCgaacaaaatatgaaaattagaCTCCAAAAACCCCTTTTAGTTAGCAGCTTTACTACCATTGATGGCCGTGGAGTTAAGGTTAACATTGCTGGTGGCGCTTGTCTAATGCTTCAAAGG GTGACAAATGTGATCATTCATGGTCTAAGAATCCACCATTGCAAGGCACAAACTGCCTCAATAGTCATGGGACctgataaaaaaattgtaaatgtGGGTGCAGTGGATGGGGATGCTATTAGAATGGTGACTTCTTCGAAGATTTGGATTGATCATAACACCCTCTATGAAAGTGAAGATGGTCTGATTGATGTGACTCGTGGTTCAACAAATATAACTATATCCAACAATTGGTTTAGGACACAAAATAAGGTTATGTTATTAGGTCATGATGATGGATTCCTTAGAGACAAAAACATGAAGGTTACTGTTGCATTCAACTATTTTGGTCCTAATTGCAACCAGAGAATGCCAAG GGTTCGTCATGGATATGCACATGTGGTTAACAATGTATACAAGGGATGGGGTAACTATGCAATAGGGGGAAGCATGAACCCAAGCATTAAGAGCCAAGctaattatttctatgcacCAAAAGATGGAAAGAAAGAG GTCACATGGAAAAAAGAGAGTGATGTAGTTGGTGAAGTGGCTGGGAATTTCCAGTCAGTTGAAGATGTATTTGCCAACGGAGCATGTTTCAATGGATCGGGTTCAGGTCGTGAGTCGGTGAAGCCAAACTATTCACCAGAGCAAGCTTTTCCGGTGGAAGATGGACACAAGGTCAAGGACTTGACAAGGAATGCAGGTGCTTTAAAATGTTCTACCTCTTCTTCTACCTGCTAA
- the LOC125862490 gene encoding ubiquitin carboxyl-terminal hydrolase 6-like — translation MVTVSVKWQKEVYPTVEIDTSQPPYVFKCQLYDLTGVPPERQKIMVKGGLLKDDADWSKVGVKEGQRLMMMGTADEIVKAPEKGPIFVEDMPEEEQVVNVGHSAGLFNLGNTCYMNSTVQCLHSVPELKSSLTEYTQLGKSNDLDHSSHLLTVATRDLFNDLDKNVKPVAPMQFWMVLRKKYPQFGQQSNGAFMQQDAEECWTQLLYTLSQSLKSPSSSEGQDIVKTLFGIDFDNRIHCAESGEESTETETVYSLKCHISQEVNHLHEGLKRGLKSELEKASPSLGRSAVYVKDSRINGLPRYLTVQFVRFFWKRESNQKAKILRKVDYPLSLDVYDLCSDNLRKKLEGPRQVLRDAEGKKAGLKTSAKTPVSTDSDTKMTEAEESSSGSGEASKSASQEGVLPEKEHQLTGIYDLVAVLTHKGRSADSGHYVAWVKQENGKWVQFDDDNPIPQREEDITKLSGGGDWHMAYICMYKARVVPM, via the exons ATGGTGACAG TAAGTGTAAAGTGGCAAAAAGAAGTCTATCCTACTGTGGAAATTGACACTAGCCAGCCTCCATATGTTTTCAAATGCCAGCTGTATGATCTAACAGGGGTACCACCTGAAAGGCAAAAGATAATGGTCAAAGGTGGTTTATTGAAG GATGACGCTGATTGGTCTAAAGTAGGAGTAAAAGAG GGTCAAAGGCTGATGATGATGGGAACTGCTGATGAAATTGTGAAGGCTCCTGAGAAGGGTCCTATTTTTGTTGAAGATATGCCTGAAGAAGAGCAAGTGGTTAATGTA GGTCATTCAGCTGGATTATTTAATCTTGGAAACACATGCTACATGAACTCCACAGTGCAGTGCTTGCATTCAGTTCCGGAGCTGAAGTCTTCTCTGACTGA GTATACTCAACTGGGTAAAAGCAATGATTTGGATCACTCATCTCATCTCTTGACAGTTGCAACAAGAGATCTATTTAATGACCTTGATAAAAATGTGAAGCCAGTGGCACCAATGCAGTTCTGGATG GTTTTACGGAAGAAATATCCTCAATTTGGCCAGCAGAGCAATGGAGCTTTCATGCAACAG GATGCCGAAGAATGTTGGACCCAACTACTTTACACCCTTTCCCAGTCTCTTAAATCACCGAGTTCGAG TGAAGGTCAGGATATTGTGAAGACTCTCTTCGGTATTGATTTTGATAACAG GATTCATTGTGCTGAAAGTGGTGAAGAAAGCACAGAAACAGAAACCGTCTATTCCCTTAAATGCCACATTTCGCAGGAAGTTAACCATTTGCACGAGGGTTTGAAACGT GGTCTGAAATCGGAACTGGAGAAGGCATCTCCTTCACTTGGACGCAGTGCAGTTTATGTGAAAGACTCCCGAATCAATGGCTTGCCAAG ATACTTGACCGTTCAGTTCGTCCGTTTTTTCTGGAAAAGGGAATCAAATCAGAAGGCAAAGATTTTACGG AAAGTGGATTACCCATTGTCGTTGGATGTATATGATCTTTGTTCGGATAACCTTCGCAAGAAACTGGAAGGTCCTCGCCAG GTTTTGAGGGATGCAGAAGGTAAGAAGGCTGGTTTAAAAACCAGTGCAAAAACTCCAGTCTCAACTGACAGCGACACTAAAATGACCGAGGCTGAG GAATCATCTAGTGGAAGTGGAGAAGCATCTAAATCTGCATCCCAAGAAG GTGTTCTGCCTGAGAAGGAACACCAGTTGACTGGAATATATGATTTGGTGGCGGTGCTGACTCACAAGGGAAGAAGTGCCGACTCAGGGCATTATGTTGCCTGGGTCAAACAAGAGAACG GAAAGTGGGTTCAATTCGATGATGACAATCCAATCCCGCAGCGAGAAGAGGACATCACTAAACTTTCAGGGGGTG GTGATTGGCATATGGCTTATATTTGCATGTACAAGGCCCGTGTTGTTCCCATGTGA